A genomic segment from Pseudoduganella chitinolytica encodes:
- the tcdA gene encoding tRNA cyclic N6-threonylcarbamoyladenosine(37) synthase TcdA: protein MNDLTSSSVPAAHDIDFDRRFGGIARLYGDRALARFRAAHICVIGVGGVGSWIVEALARSAVGRLTLIDLDNVAESNINRQIQALTGTIGMAKITALTQRIAGINPYCQVTEIEDFVTPDNLDEMIGGHDYDYVIDAMDSARAKTALVHYCRTKGIPLIVIGSAGGQTDPTRIEVRDLARTEQEPLLKKVRRRLRSQFNYPANGKNKLGVDAVFSMEPLKFPETGEVCSVDGDELAAAAQKPGLTGINCAGFGSAMVVTATFGMVAAGHLLRKLAEEPEAAEAAEAAEA from the coding sequence ATGAACGACCTGACTTCTTCTTCCGTGCCCGCCGCGCACGATATCGACTTCGACCGCCGTTTCGGCGGCATCGCCCGGTTGTACGGCGACCGGGCCCTGGCGCGCTTTCGCGCCGCCCACATCTGCGTGATCGGCGTCGGCGGCGTCGGCTCGTGGATCGTCGAGGCGCTGGCGCGCAGCGCCGTCGGCCGGCTGACCCTGATCGACCTGGACAACGTGGCCGAATCGAACATCAACCGCCAGATCCAGGCGCTGACCGGCACGATCGGCATGGCCAAGATCACGGCGCTGACGCAGCGCATCGCCGGGATCAATCCCTACTGCCAGGTGACGGAGATCGAGGATTTCGTCACGCCCGACAACCTGGACGAGATGATCGGCGGGCATGACTATGACTACGTGATCGACGCGATGGACAGCGCCCGCGCCAAGACGGCGCTGGTGCATTACTGCCGCACGAAGGGTATCCCGCTGATCGTCATCGGCAGCGCCGGCGGCCAGACCGATCCCACCCGCATCGAGGTGCGCGACCTGGCGCGCACGGAGCAGGAGCCGCTCCTGAAAAAGGTGCGGCGGCGCCTGCGCAGCCAGTTCAACTATCCGGCCAACGGCAAGAACAAGCTGGGCGTGGATGCCGTGTTCTCCATGGAGCCGCTGAAGTTCCCGGAAACGGGCGAGGTGTGCTCGGTGGATGGCGACGAGCTGGCCGCCGCGGCGCAGAAACCGGGGCTGACGGGCATCAACTGCGCGGGCTTCGGCTCGGCGATGGTGGTGACGGCCACGTTCGGCATGGTGGCGGCGGGCCATCTGCTGCGCAAGCTGGCCGAGGAGCCGGAGGCGGCGGAGGCAGCGGAGGCAGCGGAGGCATGA